A genomic window from Methanobacterium sp. BRmetb2 includes:
- a CDS encoding flavodoxin, whose protein sequence is MVKIVGIVGSPRNEGNTSILVKEALKAAENVGADTQLINIGLMDIQPCIACDICKSTGECSIYDDMQSIIDEIITAKGIIIGSPVYFGSMTSQTKMFMDRTRPLRTDFKLRDKIGGAITVGGARNGGQETTCAAIHHFMLIHDMVIVGDGKPLAHYGGTGKGGAIGDTENDAFGIESSQNLGKRVAELAKKITE, encoded by the coding sequence ATGGTCAAAATAGTAGGAATAGTGGGAAGTCCTAGAAACGAAGGTAACACCAGTATTTTAGTTAAAGAAGCTTTAAAAGCTGCTGAAAATGTTGGTGCTGATACGCAGTTAATTAATATTGGTTTGATGGATATCCAACCATGTATTGCCTGCGACATATGTAAATCCACTGGTGAATGTTCTATTTATGATGATATGCAAAGTATCATAGACGAAATAATTACTGCCAAAGGCATAATCATAGGAAGCCCAGTTTATTTCGGCAGTATGACCTCCCAAACTAAGATGTTCATGGATCGAACCAGACCACTGCGTACAGATTTCAAACTTAGAGATAAAATAGGTGGAGCAATCACTGTTGGAGGGGCTCGCAATGGTGGCCAAGAAACAACCTGTGCTGCAATTCATCATTTTATGTTAATACATGACATGGTAATTGTGGGAGATGGGAAACCCCTGGCCCATTATGGTGGAACTGGAAAAGGCGGAGCCATAGGAGACACAGAAAACGATGCATTTGGTATTGAAAGCTCCCAAAATCTTGGTAAAAGAGTAGCAGAACTTGCAAAAAAGATAACTGAATAA
- a CDS encoding riboflavin synthase: MKIGICDTTFARFNMAEHVIDEIKMRVGNMKFIRRTVPGIKDLPVASKKLIEEEGCELVMALGMPGPEKIDKTCAHEASMGLIYAQLMTNTHIIEVFVHEDEGQDAKDLKMLAENRAREHAQNVVKMLFKPDKLKRESGMGMREGRPNVGPL, encoded by the coding sequence ATGAAAATTGGTATCTGTGACACCACTTTTGCACGTTTTAACATGGCCGAACATGTTATCGATGAAATTAAAATGCGTGTAGGTAACATGAAATTTATTAGACGTACTGTGCCTGGTATAAAGGATCTTCCTGTGGCTTCAAAAAAACTGATTGAAGAGGAAGGATGTGAACTTGTAATGGCCCTTGGAATGCCCGGTCCCGAGAAGATTGATAAAACATGTGCCCATGAAGCTTCTATGGGATTGATATATGCTCAGCTAATGACAAACACCCATATAATCGAAGTATTTGTACATGAAGATGAAGGTCAGGACGCCAAAGATTTGAAAATGTTAGCTGAAAACCGCGCCCGTGAACATGCACAGAACGTTGTTAAAATGTTGTTTAAACCAGATAAACTAAAGAGAGAATCTGGAATGGGTATGAGGGAAGGAAGACCCAATGTTGGTCCTCTTTGA
- a CDS encoding energy-coupling factor ABC transporter ATP-binding protein (with CbiNQ forms the ABC transporter for cobalt import): MNVVETKDITYIYPDGTKALNKVNFKASKGKIVALLGPNGSGKSTLFLHFNGILKPNSGTVKIDNIPIKYEKQSLIKIRQDIGLVFQNPDDQLIAPTVQQDVAFGPLNLDLSKEEVKLRVKEALKRVGMEGFEKKAPHYLSGGQKKRVTIAGILAMKPKIMVLDEPTSGLDPKGAFHIMKLLYQLNKEGMTIIIATHDVDMVPIYAHEVNVISEGEIIKEGSPQEVFEDARIIRDAKLRLPHIAHLFERLQNEDQISFGETYPLTVNEAKTRINRKINNKKNF; the protein is encoded by the coding sequence ATGAATGTTGTTGAAACAAAAGATATCACTTATATTTATCCTGATGGAACAAAAGCCCTCAACAAAGTAAATTTCAAAGCTTCTAAGGGTAAAATTGTTGCACTTCTCGGTCCAAATGGTTCTGGAAAGTCCACGCTATTCTTGCATTTCAATGGTATACTTAAACCCAATTCAGGAACTGTAAAAATAGATAATATTCCAATAAAATACGAAAAACAAAGCCTCATCAAAATTAGACAAGATATTGGTTTAGTTTTCCAAAATCCGGACGATCAACTTATTGCCCCCACTGTCCAGCAAGATGTGGCCTTCGGTCCCCTGAATCTGGATCTGTCAAAAGAAGAAGTTAAATTACGGGTTAAAGAAGCTTTAAAACGAGTTGGTATGGAAGGTTTTGAAAAAAAAGCCCCGCATTACCTTAGCGGAGGCCAAAAAAAACGTGTAACCATTGCAGGTATACTGGCCATGAAACCCAAAATCATGGTGCTCGATGAACCCACAAGCGGCCTCGATCCTAAGGGAGCTTTCCATATTATGAAATTGCTCTACCAATTAAATAAAGAGGGCATGACAATTATTATAGCCACCCACGATGTGGACATGGTGCCCATATATGCCCACGAAGTTAATGTAATAAGTGAAGGCGAAATTATTAAAGAAGGAAGCCCTCAAGAAGTATTTGAAGATGCTAGAATAATAAGAGATGCTAAGTTAAGGCTTCCACACATAGCTCACCTTTTTGAGAGACTTCAAAATGAAGATCAAATATCATTTGGAGAAACATACCCACTCACGGTTAATGAAGCCAAAACAAGAATAAATAGAAAAATTAACAATAAAAAGAATTTTTAA
- the cbiQ gene encoding cobalt ECF transporter T component CbiQ, whose protein sequence is MFENTLDNYAHSNNLKDTNTYFKVLFAILTMLLSLISTSPVVPFIIAFFMSVIIIFKAKIPVKFYLKFLVFPFSFALLTFAFMAIFFGIGTHILELGIFNLAVTQDGFQLGLLVFARIMGCFTCLAFLALTTPMTELFSILELFKIPKIVLEIAMLMYRYIFLFLDEAINIYHSQETRLGYSSLKKTFKSMGMLGSNLFIKTWNKGEQAYIAMESRCYDGSMKTIKESENIKSIGTRNFTLLILFEIILAIGVYVTGNFKIF, encoded by the coding sequence ATGTTTGAAAACACACTGGATAACTATGCTCATTCCAACAATCTCAAAGATACAAATACATACTTTAAAGTTCTATTTGCAATTTTGACTATGTTGTTGAGTTTAATATCTACATCACCAGTTGTACCCTTCATTATAGCATTTTTTATGTCAGTTATTATCATATTTAAAGCTAAAATTCCGGTAAAATTCTATTTAAAATTTCTCGTTTTTCCATTTTCTTTTGCATTATTAACCTTTGCTTTTATGGCCATATTTTTTGGAATTGGCACACATATCCTGGAACTTGGAATATTTAATCTTGCAGTGACCCAGGACGGTTTTCAACTTGGACTTCTCGTATTTGCAAGAATAATGGGTTGTTTTACTTGTTTAGCATTTTTGGCCCTCACAACGCCAATGACTGAGCTTTTTTCAATACTAGAACTTTTTAAAATCCCCAAAATTGTTCTGGAAATTGCAATGTTAATGTACCGTTACATATTCTTATTTTTGGATGAAGCAATTAACATTTACCACTCCCAGGAAACACGTTTGGGTTATTCTTCCCTTAAAAAAACCTTTAAGTCCATGGGCATGTTAGGTAGCAATCTCTTCATAAAAACATGGAACAAAGGTGAACAAGCATATATTGCAATGGAATCAAGATGCTATGATGGTTCAATGAAAACAATAAAAGAATCTGAAAATATAAAAAGTATTGGAACTCGTAACTTTACCTTGTTAATATTATTTGAAATAATTCTTGCCATTGGAGTATATGTCACAGGAAATTTCAAAATTTTTTAA
- a CDS encoding cobalt ABC transporter substrate-binding protein CbiN produces the protein MVDKKPIILLALVAIICIIPLAMYSGLGEDEGYFGGADGAAAEIVEETGYEPWYNSIWEPPSGEIESLLFALQAAIGAIIIGYVLGYYKGQDSEKKKKSGK, from the coding sequence ATGGTAGACAAAAAACCCATTATTTTACTGGCTTTAGTTGCAATAATATGTATCATCCCCCTTGCTATGTATAGTGGTCTAGGAGAAGATGAAGGTTATTTTGGTGGAGCCGATGGTGCAGCTGCTGAAATTGTAGAAGAAACAGGTTATGAACCATGGTATAATTCCATCTGGGAACCACCGAGTGGTGAAATAGAAAGTCTACTATTTGCTCTACAAGCAGCAATTGGAGCAATTATCATAGGCTACGTTTTAGGATATTATAAAGGCCAAGACAGTGAAAAAAAGAAAAAAAGCGGAAAATAA